Below is a window of Coleofasciculus chthonoplastes PCC 7420 DNA.
CGTCAGTTCTGTATCCTATCTGATGCGTCGGGGCGACTAAGAACCTACGCGATACCGCGAAATGGTTAGCTTAGGACGATCTCCACCGTTAGCTTTTATTGTGTCCACCTACTTATCACCCAGGTTACTTCTATGACTGATCCCAAAGCGGTTAAATTCATCATTCAACAAGGAATGCGCTGTTTGCAGGGGGGAGACTTTGACGCCGCCGTCGCTCTTTTCCAAGATGCGGTAAAGCTTACCCCTGAAAATGGGGAGGCTTGGACAGGGCTAGGACTCGCCCTAGGACATCTACAGCGCTATGAAGAGGCGATCGCGAGTTTTGACCAAGCGGGGGTGTTAAATCCCCAGGATGCGAGTATATGGCTGAATCGAGGCATAGTTTTGTCAGACTGGGGAAAGCATGAAGCCGCGATCGCGAGTTTTGATCAAGTGATCGAACGAGAACCTACTCATCCCGAAGCCTGGAACTCTCGCGGGACGTCCCTGATGATTCTGGGACGCAACAAAGAAGCCCTCGCCAGTTTCGATCAAGCGATCGCCTGTAATCCTAATTATGATAAAGCCTGGAGTAATCGCGGTAACGTCTTAACCAATCTCGGACGCCACAAAGCCGCCCTCAAGAGTTTTGACAAAGCCCTGCACATTAGTCCTAATCACCCGGAAATCTGGTACAACCAAGGCTGTCTGTTGATGCAACTCCAGAAACGAGACGATGCGATCGCGTCTTTTAACAAAGCCCTAGAACTCAAGCCGGATCATATCGGCAGTTGGATTAATAAAGGGATCGTCATTTCAGAAATGGGTCGTGAAAAAGAGGCACTACTCTACTACGAGAAAGCGTTAGAATTCGACCCCAACGAAACTCATTGCTGGAATAATCGAGGACTTACTATGCGGCGATTGGGACGTTTACAAGATGCTGTCGCTAGCTATGATCGGGCGTTAGAATGTATGCCTGAAAATTATGAAGCGTGGGACAATCGCGGCTATGCTTTAGTCAAGATGGGACGCTATCGGGAAGCGATGGCAAGTTTTGACAAGGCTTTAGAAGTGAATCCTGATCATGTGAATGCGGTTTATAACAAGGGGTATTGTTATGCTGCCCAGGGTAAGGTGACGTTAGCGGTGAATTATATTGAACAGGCGATTAAGGTGAATCCACAGAAATATCTGCCCGTGGCGAAAACTGACCCGGATTTGGAACGGTTGCGGAAAAATAAGCGATTTCAGAAGATGATTGGAGGTGGTAAGTAAGCCGGGAACTCAAGTTCCGGCTTAAAGCTAAAACCCGTTTCAACGGGTTTTAATTAAACGGTATGAAGAAGCACTTAAAACAAGCCATTAATCTAAATCCTAAAAAATAACAATATCAAGCCGAATTGGATCAAGAGAATGAGCTGAATGACAATCTTTAGCATGTGTATGCCGCTTTTGTCAAGTTATTAACTGATCCGGATTTAAGGGAGTTGGGGAAGAATAAGCAAATAAAGGCGTTGATTAAACAAGTGAGGAGACAACCCTAAGCCGTGAACGATCGCGGTTCTGATTGCTAACCCTAAACCCTAAACCCCACATTCTTTACTGACTCCTTTATGTATTGCACTCAATCGAGAATCGTCAAGAACGTTCCCCCTCAACGCTACAACCTGTAAACCCAGGTTAAAAGCCTCTCATAGCAGAAAATATGTCGATGAGTACTCTCCTTCTAGAAAACCCTCAAGCCGCAAACGTTAGCTACAACCGTCCCTTGGAAGTCACAACCCATGAAGCTTGGTATAACTTGGGTATTATACTAATCCAGTCTGGACAGTTTGAAGAAGCGATCGCGACAGTTGACCAAGTTTTAGAACGTGAACCCGACTTATATCAACTGTGGTATAACCGGGGAATTGCGCTGGATAAGGCGGGACGCCATGAAGAGGCGATCGCCAGCTATGAC
It encodes the following:
- a CDS encoding tetratricopeptide repeat protein produces the protein MTDPKAVKFIIQQGMRCLQGGDFDAAVALFQDAVKLTPENGEAWTGLGLALGHLQRYEEAIASFDQAGVLNPQDASIWLNRGIVLSDWGKHEAAIASFDQVIEREPTHPEAWNSRGTSLMILGRNKEALASFDQAIACNPNYDKAWSNRGNVLTNLGRHKAALKSFDKALHISPNHPEIWYNQGCLLMQLQKRDDAIASFNKALELKPDHIGSWINKGIVISEMGREKEALLYYEKALEFDPNETHCWNNRGLTMRRLGRLQDAVASYDRALECMPENYEAWDNRGYALVKMGRYREAMASFDKALEVNPDHVNAVYNKGYCYAAQGKVTLAVNYIEQAIKVNPQKYLPVAKTDPDLERLRKNKRFQKMIGGGK